A genome region from Hymenobacter tibetensis includes the following:
- a CDS encoding GWxTD domain-containing protein has product MKGYLLLVLLAVSLVHATAQKREFSDQYRPDRRLLLDTRREADSLRVYLRFPNASVLRQGQPLRISAWPSFDARRPLWTDTVKQLARRIRPDGQGALVEFCLPIAKLTSGTMLSLACAPAAEAATGDAAWLSVTTARLARPYILTDSLGTPLLRRYVRSSEPFLVDRYGQDIAVLVRRYAAPFVAALPPHADPARQSSASPTLPVSDSLAFRAGMSVVLPEAGLYTLRLAGEKPLLGVLVTDEDYPELTTADELIQPLVYLTTSAERKKLYDAPNPKRAVDQFWLSAAAGQQTIARQAIRTYYGRAQAANELFVAHKAGWMTDRGMLYIALGPPDAVYRTAQDERWVYHGTNNGASATYTFRPKPSTFAPEHYELVRRPEYERLWYAAVEQWRKATTTALGR; this is encoded by the coding sequence ATGAAAGGTTATTTGTTGCTAGTACTTCTGGCTGTGAGTTTGGTGCACGCCACTGCGCAAAAGCGGGAGTTTTCCGATCAGTACCGCCCTGACCGACGTTTGTTGCTTGATACACGCCGGGAAGCGGACAGCTTGCGTGTATATCTGCGCTTTCCCAATGCCAGTGTGCTGCGGCAAGGCCAGCCCCTCCGCATTAGTGCATGGCCTAGTTTTGACGCTCGCCGCCCCCTCTGGACGGATACCGTAAAGCAGTTGGCCCGTCGTATCCGCCCCGACGGCCAAGGTGCACTGGTGGAATTCTGCCTACCTATTGCCAAGCTAACCAGCGGTACTATGCTCAGCCTGGCCTGCGCGCCGGCCGCCGAAGCCGCTACCGGCGACGCCGCTTGGCTATCTGTTACCACTGCTCGGCTGGCTCGGCCCTACATCCTAACTGATAGTTTGGGCACCCCATTGTTGCGCCGCTACGTCCGGTCTAGTGAGCCTTTTCTTGTGGACCGCTATGGGCAGGATATAGCAGTGTTGGTGCGTCGCTATGCGGCTCCGTTTGTGGCCGCGCTACCTCCCCATGCTGATCCAGCCCGCCAATCCAGCGCTTCTCCTACCCTTCCGGTCAGTGACTCCTTGGCTTTTCGGGCCGGCATGTCCGTGGTGCTACCGGAAGCAGGACTTTACACCCTGCGCTTGGCCGGCGAAAAGCCCTTGCTGGGGGTGCTGGTCACGGATGAAGACTATCCAGAGCTAACGACAGCCGACGAACTGATTCAACCGCTGGTATACCTAACTACTTCAGCAGAGCGAAAAAAGCTGTACGACGCACCCAATCCCAAGCGTGCCGTGGACCAGTTCTGGCTCAGTGCTGCTGCCGGCCAGCAAACCATAGCCCGGCAAGCCATTCGGACATACTATGGGCGCGCCCAAGCAGCCAACGAGCTATTTGTGGCTCACAAAGCCGGGTGGATGACTGACCGGGGTATGCTATATATAGCCCTGGGTCCGCCCGACGCCGTGTACCGGACTGCTCAGGACGAGCGGTGGGTGTATCATGGTACTAACAATGGTGCATCGGCGACTTATACGTTCCGACCTAAACCCAGTACCTTTGCTCCCGAACACTATGAATTGGTGCGCCGTCCCGAGTACGAACGTCTCTGGTATGCCGCCGTGGAGCAATGGAGAAAAGCAACGACGACCGCCCTCGGCCGCTAA
- the rlmB gene encoding 23S rRNA (guanosine(2251)-2'-O)-methyltransferase RlmB, producing the protein MEKSNDDRPRPLKERRSYYDSENRPVPRAPRREAGRAAASGETPGGYRRPETRSEGNDSRPEAIRGNEGRSYDKEKPRYSNRPAPDRSIDMLFGLRPIMEALSAGRTLEKIFLLRGTKNSLTQEINDLARQQGIPVSSVPIEKLDNLTRKNHQGAVAFVSPIDYMPLDSILAGLYEEGKTPFLLILDRVTDVRNFGAIARNAECMGVHAIVVPAHGAAQINGDAVKTSAGALNIVPVCREPNLKNTLIFLRESGVQVVACTEKADASLETGTVDLTGPVAVLMGSEEDGISPEYLRLADHRLRIPMTGQIGSLNVSVASGIMLFEVLRQRLVKA; encoded by the coding sequence ATGGAGAAAAGCAACGACGACCGCCCTCGGCCGCTAAAAGAGCGCCGCAGTTACTACGATTCTGAAAATCGTCCGGTGCCCCGTGCCCCGCGTCGGGAGGCAGGGCGCGCTGCCGCTAGTGGCGAAACGCCCGGCGGCTACCGGCGGCCCGAGACTCGCTCGGAGGGCAATGACAGTCGCCCTGAGGCAATACGCGGCAACGAAGGCCGCTCTTACGACAAGGAAAAACCACGCTACTCCAACCGGCCCGCCCCCGACCGTAGCATCGATATGCTGTTTGGCTTGCGGCCCATTATGGAAGCCCTAAGTGCTGGGCGGACACTGGAGAAGATTTTCCTGCTGCGTGGCACCAAGAACAGCCTCACCCAAGAAATCAACGACCTAGCCCGGCAGCAAGGCATTCCGGTTTCGTCGGTGCCAATCGAGAAGCTCGATAACCTGACCCGCAAAAATCACCAGGGCGCGGTAGCTTTCGTGTCGCCAATCGACTACATGCCGCTTGACAGCATTCTAGCTGGGCTGTATGAAGAAGGCAAAACGCCTTTTCTATTGATTCTGGACCGCGTAACCGATGTACGTAACTTCGGTGCCATTGCACGTAATGCCGAATGCATGGGGGTACACGCTATTGTGGTGCCTGCCCATGGTGCGGCCCAAATCAACGGTGATGCCGTAAAAACATCTGCAGGCGCGCTGAACATAGTACCGGTATGCCGGGAACCCAACCTGAAGAACACTCTTATCTTCTTACGCGAATCAGGTGTACAGGTGGTGGCTTGTACGGAGAAGGCTGATGCCAGCCTGGAGACCGGCACTGTTGACCTCACGGGCCCTGTAGCAGTGCTCATGGGCTCCGAAGAAGACGGCATTTCCCCCGAGTACCTACGCCTCGCCGATCATCGTCTCCGCATCCCCATGACTGGCCAAATCGGCTCACTCAACGTTTCTGTTGCTAGTGGCATTATGCTGTTCGAGGTACTGCGTCAGCGCCTAGTAAAGGCATAG
- a CDS encoding KpsF/GutQ family sugar-phosphate isomerase: MKPQNELHSIAKKVLQHEAEAILGVAEAIEQTPDFALCVGAILSLRGRVVVTGIGKSAHIASKMVATLNSTGTPALFMHAADAIHGDLGMIQPDDFVVAISKSGDTPEIKVLVPLLKRKGVPMAALVSNADSYLAQQADYILHAPVTREACPHNLAPTTSTTAALALGDALAVCLLESRDFTRQDFARLHPGGTLGKQLYLKVGDLSRQNQQPQVHETAPLKEIILEISGKRLGATAVLDTVGQLRGIITDGDLRRMLTTFEGRLEDVRALDILTPSPVTVDIDDFAVEALARMQERNITQLIVTEQSRFCGFIHLHDLLREGLV, encoded by the coding sequence TTGAAACCGCAAAACGAACTTCATTCCATTGCAAAAAAAGTGCTGCAGCACGAAGCGGAAGCAATTCTGGGCGTAGCAGAGGCTATCGAGCAAACGCCAGATTTTGCACTCTGTGTAGGGGCAATACTCTCACTACGAGGGAGGGTGGTGGTTACGGGAATTGGAAAGAGCGCGCACATTGCCAGTAAAATGGTAGCTACTCTCAACTCCACTGGCACCCCCGCCTTGTTCATGCACGCTGCCGATGCCATCCACGGGGACTTGGGCATGATACAGCCAGACGACTTTGTGGTGGCCATCAGCAAAAGCGGTGATACGCCCGAAATAAAAGTGCTGGTGCCGCTGCTTAAGCGCAAAGGTGTGCCTATGGCGGCCCTTGTCAGCAACGCCGATTCTTACTTGGCGCAGCAGGCCGACTACATTCTGCATGCTCCCGTAACGCGCGAAGCCTGCCCACATAACTTAGCGCCCACCACTAGCACTACCGCCGCGCTAGCGCTTGGTGATGCGCTGGCCGTGTGTCTGTTGGAAAGCCGGGATTTCACTCGCCAAGATTTTGCCCGCCTGCACCCTGGGGGTACCCTGGGCAAGCAACTGTATTTGAAAGTGGGCGACTTAAGCCGGCAAAACCAGCAGCCGCAGGTGCACGAAACGGCGCCACTCAAAGAGATTATCTTGGAAATATCAGGTAAGCGGCTGGGAGCTACGGCCGTCCTTGATACCGTCGGTCAGTTGCGGGGCATTATTACGGATGGCGACTTACGCCGGATGCTCACTACGTTTGAGGGCCGGCTAGAGGACGTGCGAGCACTGGATATCCTCACACCCAGTCCGGTGACAGTTGATATCGATGATTTTGCAGTGGAGGCCTTGGCCCGAATGCAAGAGCGTAACATCACGCAGCTTATTGTTACGGAGCAGAGCCGGTTTTGCGGCTTTATTCATCTCCACGATTTGCTACGCGAAGGCTTGGTATAG
- the recQ gene encoding DNA helicase RecQ has translation MNNAISQGADLKGKLKEVFGYGQFRGTQEAIIQNVIEGHNTFVIMPTGAGKSLCYQLPALVLPGTAIVISPLIALMKNQVDQLNAFGVNAQFLNSTLTKAEMNRVKKDVISGEVKLLYVAPESLTKDETIDFLQKATISFVAIDEAHCISEWGHDFRPEYRRIRGIIDNIGQVPIIALTATATPKVQLDIQKNLQMDDASVFKTSFNRTNLYYEVRPKHNTKKQLIQYVKQRKGLAGIIYCLSRKKVEEIAELLKVNDVRALPYHAGLDPHIRMANQDAFLSEDCDVIVATIAFGMGIDKPDVRFVIHYDTPKSIEGYYQETGRGGRDGLDGDCLMFYSYDDIVKLEKFNKDKPVTERDNSKLLLQEMANYADSAVCRRKQLLHYFGEHFEKDCGFCDNCKHPKERFEAQQEVLLALKAVVQTEQRFGIDHIGTVLMGMNNAHVESYGHNGLPIYGQGKDHDAQYWHSLLRQCLIFGFLEKDIENFGVVKISDKGMDFIENPHSIKLTKDHDYDEEVKEEQEQEEVQQAAGHDETLFEMLKALRKKMAKEKELPPYVLFQDPSLKEMATTFPTKLDELAHVGGVGQGKAQKFGSPFLALIKKYVEENDIMTASDVVVKSAVNKSKIKIYIIQQIDKKMDLEEIASSKGIDMRELMEEIEHICYSGTKLNLDYYINGILDEERQEEIYDYFMTASTDNIAVALKELGTDDYTEEDLRLMRIKFLSEVAN, from the coding sequence GTGAACAATGCAATCAGCCAAGGTGCTGATTTGAAAGGCAAGTTAAAGGAAGTTTTTGGGTACGGTCAGTTCCGCGGCACGCAGGAGGCCATCATCCAGAACGTTATCGAGGGGCATAATACGTTCGTTATTATGCCGACAGGTGCTGGTAAAAGCCTTTGCTATCAATTACCTGCCCTCGTACTGCCTGGCACAGCCATTGTCATCTCTCCACTTATTGCCCTGATGAAAAATCAGGTCGACCAGCTCAACGCCTTCGGGGTAAACGCACAGTTTCTGAACTCGACTCTGACCAAGGCCGAGATGAACCGGGTGAAAAAAGACGTTATCAGCGGCGAAGTGAAGCTGCTCTACGTTGCTCCCGAAAGCCTGACCAAAGACGAAACCATCGATTTCCTGCAAAAGGCAACCATTTCTTTTGTCGCTATTGATGAGGCGCACTGTATTTCAGAATGGGGCCACGACTTCCGCCCCGAGTATCGTCGGATTCGTGGCATCATCGACAACATTGGGCAGGTACCTATCATTGCTCTGACGGCCACCGCTACGCCTAAGGTGCAGCTGGATATTCAGAAGAACCTGCAGATGGACGACGCCAGCGTTTTCAAAACGTCGTTCAACCGTACCAACCTCTACTACGAAGTTCGCCCTAAGCACAACACCAAGAAGCAACTGATTCAGTATGTGAAACAGCGCAAGGGGTTGGCAGGCATTATTTATTGCTTGAGCCGCAAGAAGGTAGAAGAAATTGCCGAGTTGCTGAAGGTGAACGATGTGCGGGCCCTACCTTACCACGCAGGCTTGGATCCGCACATACGCATGGCCAACCAAGACGCCTTTCTGAGCGAAGACTGCGACGTTATTGTGGCAACCATTGCCTTCGGCATGGGTATCGACAAGCCCGATGTACGCTTTGTTATTCACTATGACACCCCGAAAAGCATTGAGGGCTACTACCAGGAAACCGGCCGCGGCGGCCGCGACGGTCTCGACGGCGACTGCCTGATGTTCTATAGCTACGACGACATCGTAAAGCTAGAGAAGTTCAACAAAGACAAGCCCGTAACCGAGCGCGACAACAGCAAGTTGCTCCTCCAGGAAATGGCCAACTACGCCGATTCGGCGGTGTGCCGGCGCAAGCAGTTGCTGCACTACTTCGGCGAGCATTTCGAGAAAGACTGCGGCTTCTGCGACAACTGCAAACACCCGAAAGAGCGGTTTGAAGCCCAACAAGAGGTATTGCTGGCCCTCAAAGCAGTTGTTCAAACCGAGCAGCGCTTCGGTATCGACCACATCGGGACCGTGCTTATGGGCATGAACAATGCGCACGTTGAAAGCTACGGCCACAACGGGTTACCCATCTACGGGCAAGGCAAAGACCACGATGCACAATATTGGCATTCGTTGTTGCGCCAGTGCTTGATTTTTGGTTTCTTAGAGAAGGATATTGAAAACTTTGGCGTTGTAAAAATCTCCGACAAGGGTATGGACTTCATCGAGAATCCCCATTCAATTAAGCTCACCAAGGACCACGACTACGACGAGGAGGTCAAGGAAGAGCAGGAGCAGGAAGAGGTGCAGCAAGCCGCTGGCCACGACGAAACCCTGTTCGAGATGCTGAAGGCGCTGCGGAAGAAAATGGCCAAGGAAAAGGAACTACCTCCGTACGTTCTTTTCCAGGACCCATCGCTGAAAGAAATGGCCACTACATTCCCCACCAAGCTCGATGAGCTAGCGCATGTGGGCGGTGTAGGCCAAGGAAAAGCCCAGAAATTTGGCTCACCCTTTTTGGCGCTTATCAAGAAGTATGTCGAGGAAAACGACATCATGACGGCCTCCGACGTGGTGGTGAAATCGGCTGTCAACAAGTCGAAAATCAAGATTTACATCATCCAGCAGATCGACAAAAAGATGGACCTAGAGGAAATTGCTTCCTCTAAGGGCATCGACATGCGCGAGCTGATGGAAGAAATCGAGCACATCTGCTATTCCGGCACCAAGCTCAACCTCGACTACTACATCAACGGTATCTTGGACGAAGAGCGCCAAGAGGAAATCTACGATTACTTCATGACGGCCAGCACCGACAATATTGCGGTGGCCCTTAAAGAGCTAGGCACCGATGACTACACCGAAGAAGATCTGCGCCTGATGCGTATCAAGTTCCTAAGCGAAGTAGCCAACTAG
- a CDS encoding mannose-1-phosphate guanylyltransferase, translated as MMQHTYLVVMAGGIGSRFWPFSRTNHPKQFHDVLGVGRSMLQLTVDRFAGVCPPENVFVVTNRDYKELVQQHLPDLPADQILGEPIGRNTAPCIAYASYCIAKRDPQAVIVVSPADHAVLREDEFRNVISQAIDVARTHEVLITLGIQPSRPDTGYGYIQYIDEEASDLPNGLKKVKTFTEKPNLELAQMFLQSGDFLWNSGLFVWRADVIVQAFHQYLSDIAEVFDDGQAQLGTAQEEAFITEAYSRCRNISIDYGIMEKADNVFVLPADFGWSDLGTWDSLHRMGRRDENNNVIDGDAILYDTTECVIKTPSERLVVVQGLDGYIIAEYDNVLLICKRTEEQRVKEFVADVKAKKGVGYN; from the coding sequence ATGATGCAACACACCTATCTCGTCGTAATGGCGGGCGGCATTGGTAGCCGCTTTTGGCCCTTCAGCCGTACCAACCACCCCAAGCAATTCCATGATGTATTAGGCGTAGGCCGCTCGATGCTTCAGCTAACTGTCGACCGGTTTGCAGGGGTTTGCCCGCCTGAGAACGTGTTTGTAGTTACGAACCGAGATTACAAGGAATTGGTACAGCAGCATCTACCGGATCTGCCAGCCGACCAAATTTTGGGTGAGCCCATCGGGCGCAATACTGCTCCTTGCATTGCGTACGCCAGCTACTGCATTGCCAAGCGCGACCCTCAGGCTGTCATTGTGGTATCACCCGCCGATCATGCGGTGCTACGGGAAGACGAGTTTCGGAACGTCATCAGCCAAGCTATTGATGTGGCGCGCACCCACGAAGTTCTCATTACGCTCGGCATTCAGCCGTCGCGTCCCGACACAGGCTATGGCTACATCCAGTACATTGATGAGGAGGCCAGCGACCTGCCAAACGGGCTGAAAAAGGTGAAAACCTTCACTGAGAAGCCGAATTTGGAACTGGCGCAAATGTTCTTGCAAAGCGGCGACTTCCTTTGGAATTCTGGCCTATTTGTATGGCGCGCCGACGTGATTGTGCAAGCGTTCCACCAGTACCTGAGTGATATTGCGGAAGTGTTCGACGACGGGCAAGCGCAACTCGGTACAGCACAGGAAGAAGCTTTTATCACGGAGGCCTATTCCCGGTGCCGCAACATCAGCATCGACTACGGCATCATGGAGAAGGCAGACAACGTGTTTGTACTGCCCGCTGACTTCGGTTGGAGCGACCTAGGTACCTGGGATTCGCTGCACCGCATGGGTCGTCGTGACGAAAACAACAACGTCATCGATGGTGATGCCATTCTTTATGACACCACGGAGTGCGTTATCAAAACGCCCTCTGAGCGCCTAGTAGTAGTGCAGGGCCTAGACGGGTACATCATTGCTGAGTACGACAACGTGCTCCTGATCTGCAAGCGCACCGAGGAACAGCGCGTGAAGGAATTTGTGGCCGATGTAAAAGCCAAAAAGGGAGTGGGCTACAACTAA